GCGGTAGGCGGCGGGGACGGCAGGGTTCCCGGCGTAAGCCGTTGGGAGACAGTCAGATTTCGGGCTTTTTCAGTCCGTGAAGCGGCAAGTTGAGACGGGCGGGTGCAGTCATGCGCCCCGCGCGTCGTTTTGCGTTTTGAAGGTCTAAAGTACAGATTCAGGACTTCATTCCTGAAGGTGGGCTTTGTTCCTTTTGAGCGATTCGAAATTCAACCCGGGGGCGATGGCAGTCGCGCTTCGGAAGGTTCGCCCATAAGGGCGACGAAAATGAGAGGCCACGATGGCGCAGCAGACATTCACCGGTCGCAAACGCGTTCGCAAGTTCTTTGGACACATCAAGGAAGTCGCCGAGATGCCGAACCTCATCGAGGTTCAGAAGGCGTCCTACGACCAGTTCCTGATGGTCGAGGAGCCCCAGGGTGGCCGGCTGGACGAGGGACTGCAGGCGGTGTTCCGCTCGGTGTTCCCGATCTCGGATTTCTCGGGCACCTCGATGCTGGAATTCGTCCGTTACGAATTCGAGCCGCCGAAATACGACGTCGACGAGTGCCGCCAGCGCGGCATGACCTATGCTGCGCCGCTCAAGGTGACGCTGCGCCTGATCGTGTTCGATATCGACGAGGAAACCGGCGCCAAGTCCGTCAAGGACATCAAGGAGCAGGACGTCTACATGGGCGATATCCCGCTCATGACCATGAACGGCACCTTCGTCGTCAACGGCACCGAGCGCGTCATCGTCTCCCAGATGCACCGTTCGCCTGGCGTGTTCTTCGACCACGACAAGGGCAAGACCCACTCGTCCGGCAAACTGTTGTTTGCCGCGCGCGTGATTCCGTATCGCGGGTCCTGGCTCGACATCGAGTTCGACGCCAAGGACATCGTGTTCGCGCGCATCGACCGCCGCCGCAAGATTCCGGTGACGTCGCTGATGTTCGCGCTCGGTCTCGATGGCGAGACCATCCTGTCCACGTTCTACAAGAAGATCAATTTCAAGCGGACCAAGGAAGGCTGGCGCGTGCCGTTCGATGCCGCGCGTTTCCGCGGCTACTCGACCATCAACGATCTGATCGACGCCGATACCGGCAAGGTCGTGCTCGAGGCCGGCAAGAAGCTGACGGTGCGCGCCGCGCGCCAGTTGCAGGAAAAGGGCCTCAAGGCGCTGCGTCTGTCGGACGAAGAGCTGGTCGGCAATTATCTCGCCGAGGATCTCGTCAATCCGAAGACCGGTGAAATCTACGCCGAAGCCGGCGAGGAGCTCACCGAGAAGTCGCTGAAGGCGCTCAACGAGCAGGGCTACAAGGAATTGCCGCTGCTCGACATCGACCATGTCAATGTCGGCGCCTACATCCGCAACACGCTGCATGCCGACAAGAACATGACGCGTGAAGACGCGCTGTTCGACATCTACCGCGTGATGCGTCCGGGTGAGCCGCCGACCATCGACTCGGCCCAGACCATGTTCCAGTCGCTGTTCTTCGACAGCGAGCGCTACGACCTGTCCGCGGTCGGCCGCGTCAAGATGAACATGCGCCTCGAGCTCGACGCGCCCGACACCCATCGCACGCTGCGCAAGGAAGACATCCTGGCCGTCATCAAGACGCTGGTCGACCTGCGTGACGGCAAGGGCGAGATCGACGACATCGACCATCTCGGCAACCGCCGTGTGCGTTCGGTCGGCGAGCTGATGGAGAACCAGTACCGCATCGGCCTGCTGCGCATGGAACGCGCGATCAAGGAGCGCATGTCCAGTGTCGATATCGACACCGTGATGCCGCAGGACCTGATCAACGCCAAGCCGGCGGCAGCGGCAGTGCGCGAATTCTTCGGCTCCTCGCAGCTCTCGCAGTTCATGGACCAGACCAACCCGCTGTCGGAGATCACCCACAAGCGCCGTCTCTCGGCGCTTGGACCGGGCGGCCTGACCCGCGAGCGCGCCGGCTTCGAAGTGCGCGACGTGCATCCGACGCATTACGGCCGCATCTGCCCGATCGAAACGCCGGAAGGTCCGAACATCGGCCTGATCAACTCGCTGGCGACGTTCGCGCGCGTCAACAAGTACGGCTTCGTCGAAACGCCCTATCGCAAGGTGAAGGACGGCCGCGTCACCGACGAGGTCGTGTATCTCTCGGCGATGGAGGAGGGCCGTTATCGCGTGGCGCAAGCCAACGTGCCGCTCGACGCCAAGGGCCGCTTCACCGAAGACCTGATCGTTTGCCGTCACGCCGGCGAAGTGCTGCCGATCACGCCCGACAAGGTCGACTACATGGACGTGTCGCCGAAGCAGCTGGTTTCGGTGGCCGCGGCGCTGATCCCGTTCCTCGAGAACGACGACGCCAACCGCGCGCTGATGGGCTCGAACATGCAGCGCCAGGCGGTGCCGCTGGTTCGCGCCGAGGCGCCGTTCGTCGGCACCGGCATGGAAGGCGTGGTTGCCCGTGACTCCGGTGCGGCGATCGCCGCGCGACGCTCGGGCGTGATCGACCAGATCGACGCCACCCGCGTCGTGATCCGCGCCACTGAAGATCTCGATCCGACCAAGTCGGGCGTCGATATCTACCGGCTGATGAAGTACCAACGCTCCAACCAGTCGACCTGCATCAACCAGCGTCCGCTGGTGAAGGTCGGCGACATCGTCAAGAAGGGCGACATCATCGCCGACGGTCCCTCGACCGATCTCGGCGAGCTCGCGCTCGGCCGCAACGTGCTGGTCGCGTTCATGCCGTGGAACGGCTACAACTTCGAAGACTCGATCCTGCTCTCGGAGCGGATCGTGAAGGACGACGTCTTCACCTCGATCCACATCGAGGAGTTCGAGGTGATGGCCCGCGACACCAAGCTCGGACCTGAGGAAATCACCCGCGACATTCCGAACGTTTCGGAAGAAGCGCTCAAGAACCTCGACGAAGCCGGTATCGTTTACATCGGTGCCGAAGTCCGCGCCGGCGACATCCTGGTCGGCAAGATCACGCCGAAGGGCGAAAGCCCGATGACGCCGGAAGAAAAGCTGCTGCGCGCCATTTTCGGCGAAAAGGCTTCCGACGTCCGCGATACCTCGCTCCGCGTGCCGCCTGGCGTGCAGGGCACGATCGTGGAAGTGCGCGTGTTCAACCGTCACGGCGTCGACAAGGACGAGCGTGCGCTGGCGATCGAGCGGGAAGAGATCGAGCGTCTGGCCAAGGACCGCGACGACGAACAGGCGATCCTCGACCGCAACGTCTACGGCCGCCTCGCCGAGCTCCTGGAAAACCGCCAGGGCATTGCGGGTCCCAAGGGCTTCAAGAAGGACACCAAGATCACGCGCGCCGTGCTCGAGGAGTATCCGAAGTCGCAGTGGTGGATGTTTGCCTCGCCGAACGACAAGCTGATGAGCGAAATCGAGGCGATGCGGAAGCAATACGACGAATCGAAGAAGGGCCTTGAACAGCGTTTCCTCGACAAGGTCGAAAAGCTGCAGCGTGGCGACGAGTTGCCGCCCGGCGTGATGAAGATGGTCAAGGTCTTCGTCGCGGTGAAGCGCAAGATCCAGCCCGGCGACAAGATGGCCGGCCGTCACGGCAACAAGGGCGTGGTGTCCAAGATCGTTCCGATCGAGGACATGCCGTTCCTCGAGGACGGCACGCATGCGGACATCGTGCTCAATCCGCTTGGCGTGCCCTCGCGCATGAACGTCGGCCAGATTCTGGAGACGCATCTCGGTTGGGCCTGCGCAGGCCTCGGCAAGCGCATCGGCCAGACCATCGACAGCTATTACCAGAAGCAGGACCTCAAGCCGCTGCGCGAGACCCTGAAGAAGATCTATGGCGACGATGAAACCATCAAGACGCTGAACGACAACGAGCTGATGGAGCTTGGCAAGAATCTGAGCCACGGCGTGCCGATCGCAACGCCGGTGTTCGACGGCGCCAAGGAAGCCGACATCGAGGAGATGCTGAAGCTCGCGGGCTTCGACGCCTCCGGCCAGTCGACCGTCTATGACGGCCGCACCGGCGATGCCTTCGACCGCAAGGTGACGGTCGGCTACATCTACATGCTCAAGCTGCACCATCTGGTCGACGACAAGATCCACGCGCGTTCGATCGGTCCGTACTCGCTCGTCACCCAGCAGCCGCTGGGCGGCAAGGCGCAGTTCGGCGGGCAACGTTTCGGCGAAATGGAGGTGTGGGCGCTGGAAGCCTACGGCGCGGCCTACACGCTGCAGGAAATGCTGACCGTGAAGTCGGACGACGTCGCCGGCCGTACCAAGGTGTACGAGGCGATCGTGCGCGGCGACGACACGTTCGAGGCGGGTATTCCGGAATCGTTCAACGTGCTGGTCAAGGAAATGCGCTCGCTCGGCCTCAACGTCGACCTGCACAATTCCAAGGTGGGACCGGCGACCACGTCCGAGGCGGCCGAGTAACGCTAAAGATTCCATGTCCGGCCAGGAGCGTGAAGCATGTCTTCGCGCAGATGGGCCGGGCATTCGCGCTCCTCTCGGACGTTGAGCGGGGCGTGCGCTAGAAAAGAGTTTCGAATTTGCTGCCGGTGACGATCGGCACGCGAGGAGAAGACGATGAACCAAGAAATTATGAATCTCTTCAATCCGACGACTCCGGCTCAGGTCTTCGACCAGATCCGGATCTCGATTGCGTCCCCGGAGAAGATTCTGTCCTGGTCCTACGGCGAGATCAAAAAGCCGGAGACCATCAACTACCGGACCTTCAAGCCGGAGCGTGACGGCCTGTTCTGCGCCCGCATCTTCGGGCCGATCAAGGATTACGAGTGCTTGTGCGGCAAGTACAAGCGAATGAAGTACAAGGGTATCATCTGCGAAAAGTGCTCGGTCGAAGTGACGCTGTCGCGCGTCCGGCGCGAGCGCATGGGCCATATCGAACTGGCCGCGCCCGTTGCCCACATCTGGTTTTTGAAGTCGCTGCCGTCCCGCATCGGACTTCTGCTCGACATGACGCTGAAGGATCTCGAGCGGATCCTGTACTTCGAATATTACGTCGTGCTGGAGCCGGGCCTGACCGCGCTCAAGGACCGTCAGTTGCTCTCGGAAGACGAGTACCTGAAGGCGCAGGACGAATACGGCCAGGATTCCTTCACCGCCATGATCGGCGCGGAAGCGATCCGCGAGCTGTTGAAGGGACTTGAGCTCGAAAAGCTCGAGCAGTCCCTGCGCGCCGAGATGCAGGAGACCGAGTCCGACATCAAGCACAAGAAGCTCGCCAAGCGGCTGAAGATCGTCGAGGCGTTCCGCTATTCCGGCAACAAGCCGGAGTGGATGATCCTGACCGTGGTGCCGGTGATTCCGCCGGACCTGCGTCCGCTGGTGCCGCTCGACGGCGGCCGCTTCGCGACGTCTGATCTCAACGACCTCTACCGCCGCGTCATCAACCGCAACAACCGCTTGAAGCGGCTGATGGAGCTGCGCGCGCCCGACATCATCATCCGCAACGAAAAGCGCATGCTGCAGGAGGCCGTCGACGCGCTGTTCGACAACGGCCGCCGCGGCCGCGTCATCACCGGCGCCAACAAGCGGCCCTTGAAGTCGCTGGCCGACATGCTCAAGGGCAAGCAGGGCCGCTTCCGGCAGAACCTGCTCGGCAAGCGCGTCGACTATTCGGGCCGTTCGGTGATCGTGGTCGGTCCCGAGCTGCGGCTGCATCAGTGCGGCCTGCCGAAGAAGATGGCGCTCGAACTGTTCAAGCCGTTCATCTATTCACGGCTCGACGCCAAGGGTCTGTCCACCACCGTGAAGCAGGCGAAGAAGCTGGTCGAAAAAGAACGTCCCGAGGTCTGGGATATTCTCGACGAGGTGATCCGCGAGCATCCGGTGCTGCTCAACCGCGCGCCGACGCTGCATCGCCTCGGCATTCAGGCGTTCGAGCCGGTCCTGATCGAAGGCAAGGCGATCCAGCTCCATCCGCTGGTTTGCGCCGCGTTCAACGCCGACTTCGACGGCGACCAGATGGCCGTGCACGTCCCGCTGTCGCTGGAAGCGCAGCTCGAAGCGCGCGTCCTGATGATGTCGACCAACAACATCCTGCATCCCGCGAACGGTCAGCCGATCATCGTGCCGTCGCAGGACATCGTGCTCGGCCTCTACTACGTGTCGATCATGCGCGAAGGCCTGCCCGGCGAGGGCAAGATCTTCGGCGACATGGCCGAACTCGAGCACGCCCTGCATTCGAAGGTCATCCACCTCCACACCAAGATCAAGTACCGGTGGGAGGGCATGGACGAGACCGGCAAGGTGACGAAGCGCTGGATCGAAACCACCGCGGGCCGCGTCATGCTCGGCAATCTGCTGCCGAGTTCGGCGAAGATCTCGTACGACATCATCAACAAGCTGATGACCAAGCGGGAAATCTCCGGCGTGATCGATCAGGTCTACCGTCACTGTGGTCAGAAGGAGACGGTGATCTTCTGCGACCGCATCATGGCGCTCGGCTTCTACAACGCGTTCAAGGCCGGCATCTCGTTCGGCAAGGACGACATGGTCGTCCCGCACTCGAAGTGGAAGATCGTCGACACCACCCGTACGCTGGCGAAGGATTTCGAGCAGCAGTACAACGACGGTCTGATCACCCATGGCGAGAAGTACAACAAGGTGGTCGACGCCTGGTCGAAGGCGACCGAAGAAATCGCCAAGGAGATGATGAAGGAAATCTCCTCGACCAAGAAGACGCCGAAGGGCGCCGACGCCGACATCAACTCGATCTACATGATGGCGCATTCGGGCGCGCGCGGTTCGCCGGCCCAGATGCGTCAGCTCGCCGGTATGCGCGGCCTGATGGCGAAGCCGTCGGGTGAAATCATCGAGACGCCGATCATTTCCAACTTCAAGGAAGGTTTGTCGGTGCTCGAATACTTCAACTCGACCCACGGCGCCCGCAAGGGTCTCGCGGACACCGCGTTGAAGACCGCGAACTCCGGTTACCTGACCCGCCGTCTGGTCGACGTGGCGCAGGACTGCATCATCACGCAGGACGATTGCGGCACCAAGCTCGGCATCAAGATGCGCGCCATCGTCGACGCCGGAACGGTTGTCGCCTCGCTGGCGTCGCGTATCCTCGGCCGTACCACGGGCGAGGACCTGCGCGATCCCGCGACCAACAAGGTCGTGGTCAAGCGCGGCACGCTGATGGAAGAGACGCATGTCGACGCCATCCAGCAGGCCGGCATCCAGGAAGTGAAGATCCGTTCGGCCCTGACCTGCGAACTCGTCAACGGCATCTGCGGCAAGTGCTACGGCCGCGATCTCGCCCGCGGCACGCCGGTCAACCACGGCGAAGCTGTCGGCGTCATCGCCGCGCAGTCGATCGGTGAACCCGGCACGCAGCTCACCATGCGCACGTTCCACATCGGCGGCGCGGCGCAGATCAACGAGCAGTCGTTCGTCGAGTCGAATTTCGACGGCAAGGTCACCATCAGGAACAAGGCCATCGCCCGGAACAGCGAAGGGCATTCGGTCGCGATGGTCCGCAACATGGTCGTTGCGATCACCGATGCCGACGGCACCGAGCGTGCGACCCACCGCATTCAGTACGGCGCGCGCATGCACGTCGACGAAGGCGATATGGTCAAGCGCGGCCAGCGCATCGCGGAATGGGATCCGTACAGCCGTCCGGTGCTCACCGAAGTCGAAGGCACCATCGGGTTCGAGGACCTGGTCGAGGGTCAGTCGATCTCGGAAACGCTGGACGAATCCACCGGTATCGCCAAGCGCGTCGTCATCGACTGGCGCGCGTCGCGGGGCGGGGCGGATCTGCGGCCCGCGATCGTCGTCAAGGGCAAGGACGGCAAGGTGCTGAAGCTCGCACGTGGCGGCGATGCCCGCTACATGCTGTCGGTCGACGGCATTTTGTCGGTCGACATCGGCGCCAAGGTCAAGGCCGGCGACATCCTGGCGCGTATCTCCACGGAAAGCGCCAAGACCCGCGACATCACCGGCGGTCTGCCGCGGGTGGCCGAACTGTTCGAGGCCCGCAAGCCAAAGGACGCGGCGATCATCGCGGAAATCGCGGGCACGATCCGTTTCGGCCGCGACTACAAGAACAAGCGCCGCATCTCGATCGAGCCGATGGACAAGACCGAGGAGCCGCGCGAGTACCTGATCCCGAAGGGCAAGCACATCCATCTGCAGGACGGCGACATCGTCGAAAAGGGCGATTTCATCGTCGAAGGCAATCCGGCGCCGCACGACATCCTGGCGATCAAGGGCATCGAGGAACTCGCTGCCTATCTGGTCAACGAAATCCAGGAAGTCTACCGGCTGCAGGGCGTGCTCATCAACGACAAGCACATCGAGGTGATTGTCCGTCAGATGCTGCAGAAGGTCGAGGTCACCGACCAGGGCGACACCGACATGATCTCGGGCGAGCAGGTCGACAAGATCGAGTTCGATGCGCTCAACCTGAAGGCCAAGGAAGAGGGCAAGAAACCCGCCACGGGAACGCCGGTTCTGCTCGGCATCACCAAGGCGAGCTTGCAGACCCGCTCGTTCTTCTCGGCGGCCTCGTTCCAGGAGACCACCCGCGTGCTCACCGAAGCCGCCGTCAACGGCAAGGTGGACCCGCTGGAAGGCCTCAAGGAGAACGTCATTGTCGGCCGGCTGATCCCGGCGGGCACCGGCGCTTCGATGGCCAAGATCCGCGAAGTCGCGGTCAAGCGCGATAAGCTGATTCTCGACGAGCGCGAGAAGCAGGCGACGATCGTGCCGACCGCGCCGGAAGCGGAACCGCTGGCTCTGCCACCGGCGGAGTAAGGGTTCCACCAGGTTCCGATCGAAAAAGAAAGCCGGCTGCGAAGCCGGCTTTTGCTTTTTCAACGGCCGTGGCCCGTGCTTCACCCATAAGGGTGATACGTGCTACCCAGTCACAGCGTGATGTCTGACCATGTTGACGATCCCTTCGAGTCCCCATGAACGCATCAATTGATCCAGAACATCTGATCGATCGCATTTATGAGGCCGGACTCATGCCCTCGCTTTGGCCGGCGCTGCTCGGCGAACTCGGTGCAGCGGTCGGCGGCAACGGCGGCTTTCTGTTCGGCGTGCGGGATGGATACACAAGCGCGGTCAATTCGGTCGAATATGACCAGATCATGCCTGTTTTCCTGAGAGACGGATGGAGCGAACACGATCCCAACCTGCCGCGCGCCATTGCGCTCAATCATGCGGGCTTCGTCACCGACTATGACCTCCTCTCGGAGGAGGAGATCGCGACCAACGAAGTCTACTGCAATTTTTACCGCAAGCATGGCATCGGCTACCGGGCCGGAACGCTCATCCCGATGCCGATCGGTGATTCAATCGCAATTGTCCTGCCGCGGCATCAGGATCGTGGCCCGGTGCCGCGAGAGGTCGTCGCCTTGCTGGATGGACTGCGGCCGCATCTGGCCCGCGCCTCCCTGGCAGCAAACCGCCTTGGCTTCGAGCGCGCACGTGCCCAGGTGGACGCATTGCAGGCGCTGGGTCTGCCGGGCGCGATGCTGCGCGGGCCCGGCCGGGTGTTGGCAGTGAATGGCCTGTTCGATGCGCTGATGCCTTCGCTGTTTCAGGATCGCACGCAGCGCGTGACGATAGCGGACGTCGCGGCGGATGCGCTGCTCGCCGAAGCCCTCGGCGCGCTGCCGCTTGCCGGCAGCCGGACCGTGAAATCCATACCGGTCGCCGCGACGGTGGGTCACGTGCCGATGGTGCTGCATGTCGTCCCCGTACGCGGCTCCGCACGCGATATCTTCACTCAGGCCACCGCGCTGCTGGTAGTGACGCCGGTCGACCGCGCCGCGGTGCCGAACGCGGAGGTCCTGCAAGGCCTGTTCGACCTGACACCGGCAGAAGCGCGCGTGGCGCGGGGCATTGGCCAGGCCGAAACCATTGATACACTTGCCGACGCGACAGGCGTCAACCGGGAAACGGTGCGCAGCCAGCTCAAGGCCGTGTTGTCCAAGACCGGCCTCTCGCGCCAGCAGGAGCTGGCCAGCCTGCTCGCCGGCAAGGCGTTCCGTGGTGGTTAACCGCGCCCACGGTTTCGGAGGCGGACCTTGGGCCCACTCGCTGGCGGAATAAGGCTTCCGCAAGAATACGGTGCGAAGACAAAAGGCCGGCACAAGCCGGCCATTTTGCTGCTTTCTTTCATTGTTGCGTTGCGAGGGCCTGCTTTGTTCATCTTCCCTTCAGGGTGAAAAGCGCTTTTGCTAATGTGGTTTAGACCGGCTGCTCCGAAGGCAGGGGCCGGAGGGCGACGGAAAAGACATGTTGGATCTTGCAATCGTAGGCGGCGGCCCCGGCGGGCTGATGAGCGCCTGGTATTTGAAGAAAAAGCTCGGCGATCTTTGCCGCGTCACGATCTACGAGGCGTCCGACCGCGTCGGGGGCAAGATCGTCTCGCGCAAATTCGATTCCGCGCCGGCGATGTACGAGGCCGGCGTCGCCGAAATCTACGATTATTCGATGACCGGCCCGGATCCGCTGCGGGAACTGATCCAGCATTTCGGTCTGCAGACGATACCGATGGACGCCGAGCAGGTGCACCTCGACGGCGAGCTGCTCAACGACGTGCCGGGCATGCGCCGCAAATACGGCGCGAAAACTGCAGCCGCAATCGAGGCGTTTCGCAAGCGCTGTTCCGACATGGTGTCGCCGATCGAATATTACGAAGGCGTCGGCGCCCACGATAACGAGCATCCGTGGGCCTACATGACCTGCGAGGAGCTGCTCGACCGGGAAGTCGACGATCCCACCGCCAAGCGATTCCTTAAAGTGATGGCGCGGTCCGATCTCGCAACCGAAAGCCACAATACCAACGGGCTGAACGCGCTGAAAAACTTCGTGATGGATGTCGACGGCTATATCGGCTTGTATTCGATCCAGAACGGCAACGAGCAACTGATCGAGTGTCTGCGCTCGGAAGTGGATGCTGACATCCAGCTCAATCATCGCGTGCTCAAGGTCGGCAAGACCGATAGCGGCCGTTATCAGCTCAACATGATGAACGGGAAGGGGCCGGAGACACGCGATTTCGATCTGGTGCTGATGTGCCTGCCGCATTCCTGGCTCGCCACCATGCGCTGGGATGGCGAAGAGCTGCGCAAGTCGATGGTCAAGCATGTCGCCTATTTCGACCGTCCGGCGCACTATTTGCGGGTTTCGATCCTGTTCGACGAACCGTTCTGGGGCGAGAAGATCGCCGGCGCCTGGTTCATGTCGGAAGCGTTCGGCGGCTGCTGCGTCTACAATGAGGGCGCCCGCCACGACGTCGGCAAGCACGGCGTGCTGAACTGGCTGATCGCCGGCTCGGACGCGCTGGCGTTCGCCAATCTGAGCGATCAGGAACTGATCGATGCCGCGCTGAAATCGTTGCCGGCCTCGCTCGGCAACGCCCGCGATCATTTCATGGAAGGCAAGATCCACCGCTGGCTGTCGTCGGTGAATGCGCTGCCGGGCGGCCTGCCGGTGCGCGACGTCATGACCAACCATCGGCCGGAGCCGAAA
This portion of the Bradyrhizobium sp. AZCC 2262 genome encodes:
- the rpoB gene encoding DNA-directed RNA polymerase subunit beta, whose protein sequence is MAQQTFTGRKRVRKFFGHIKEVAEMPNLIEVQKASYDQFLMVEEPQGGRLDEGLQAVFRSVFPISDFSGTSMLEFVRYEFEPPKYDVDECRQRGMTYAAPLKVTLRLIVFDIDEETGAKSVKDIKEQDVYMGDIPLMTMNGTFVVNGTERVIVSQMHRSPGVFFDHDKGKTHSSGKLLFAARVIPYRGSWLDIEFDAKDIVFARIDRRRKIPVTSLMFALGLDGETILSTFYKKINFKRTKEGWRVPFDAARFRGYSTINDLIDADTGKVVLEAGKKLTVRAARQLQEKGLKALRLSDEELVGNYLAEDLVNPKTGEIYAEAGEELTEKSLKALNEQGYKELPLLDIDHVNVGAYIRNTLHADKNMTREDALFDIYRVMRPGEPPTIDSAQTMFQSLFFDSERYDLSAVGRVKMNMRLELDAPDTHRTLRKEDILAVIKTLVDLRDGKGEIDDIDHLGNRRVRSVGELMENQYRIGLLRMERAIKERMSSVDIDTVMPQDLINAKPAAAAVREFFGSSQLSQFMDQTNPLSEITHKRRLSALGPGGLTRERAGFEVRDVHPTHYGRICPIETPEGPNIGLINSLATFARVNKYGFVETPYRKVKDGRVTDEVVYLSAMEEGRYRVAQANVPLDAKGRFTEDLIVCRHAGEVLPITPDKVDYMDVSPKQLVSVAAALIPFLENDDANRALMGSNMQRQAVPLVRAEAPFVGTGMEGVVARDSGAAIAARRSGVIDQIDATRVVIRATEDLDPTKSGVDIYRLMKYQRSNQSTCINQRPLVKVGDIVKKGDIIADGPSTDLGELALGRNVLVAFMPWNGYNFEDSILLSERIVKDDVFTSIHIEEFEVMARDTKLGPEEITRDIPNVSEEALKNLDEAGIVYIGAEVRAGDILVGKITPKGESPMTPEEKLLRAIFGEKASDVRDTSLRVPPGVQGTIVEVRVFNRHGVDKDERALAIEREEIERLAKDRDDEQAILDRNVYGRLAELLENRQGIAGPKGFKKDTKITRAVLEEYPKSQWWMFASPNDKLMSEIEAMRKQYDESKKGLEQRFLDKVEKLQRGDELPPGVMKMVKVFVAVKRKIQPGDKMAGRHGNKGVVSKIVPIEDMPFLEDGTHADIVLNPLGVPSRMNVGQILETHLGWACAGLGKRIGQTIDSYYQKQDLKPLRETLKKIYGDDETIKTLNDNELMELGKNLSHGVPIATPVFDGAKEADIEEMLKLAGFDASGQSTVYDGRTGDAFDRKVTVGYIYMLKLHHLVDDKIHARSIGPYSLVTQQPLGGKAQFGGQRFGEMEVWALEAYGAAYTLQEMLTVKSDDVAGRTKVYEAIVRGDDTFEAGIPESFNVLVKEMRSLGLNVDLHNSKVGPATTSEAAE
- a CDS encoding FAD-dependent oxidoreductase, which codes for MLDLAIVGGGPGGLMSAWYLKKKLGDLCRVTIYEASDRVGGKIVSRKFDSAPAMYEAGVAEIYDYSMTGPDPLRELIQHFGLQTIPMDAEQVHLDGELLNDVPGMRRKYGAKTAAAIEAFRKRCSDMVSPIEYYEGVGAHDNEHPWAYMTCEELLDREVDDPTAKRFLKVMARSDLATESHNTNGLNALKNFVMDVDGYIGLYSIQNGNEQLIECLRSEVDADIQLNHRVLKVGKTDSGRYQLNMMNGKGPETRDFDLVLMCLPHSWLATMRWDGEELRKSMVKHVAYFDRPAHYLRVSILFDEPFWGEKIAGAWFMSEAFGGCCVYNEGARHDVGKHGVLNWLIAGSDALAFANLSDQELIDAALKSLPASLGNARDHFMEGKIHRWLSSVNALPGGLPVRDVMTNHRPEPKEHPGIVVVGDYLFDSTLNGLLDSSDAATDIILTEMIRLRRARAQQGEVSSDKIDRGYFENYRGVGPYSEVWSRFTDPAYLTDLIKIVWNRAKGYKLLVAGAASGELVGALRERGIDAWGIENNKTIHAKTPKALKKYNKLGSILDMPFKDGEFDFVFETSLCHIAEKQVPRAVRELNRVVKTGLVFGSVTSDMAPALIDRYDLLRGVKKLGTWWEWSELFFGNGFDLAMHRRDCTDAVWAATLAANKGPGQWYADADSLRYSFFDKVESDD
- a CDS encoding helix-turn-helix transcriptional regulator, which encodes MNASIDPEHLIDRIYEAGLMPSLWPALLGELGAAVGGNGGFLFGVRDGYTSAVNSVEYDQIMPVFLRDGWSEHDPNLPRAIALNHAGFVTDYDLLSEEEIATNEVYCNFYRKHGIGYRAGTLIPMPIGDSIAIVLPRHQDRGPVPREVVALLDGLRPHLARASLAANRLGFERARAQVDALQALGLPGAMLRGPGRVLAVNGLFDALMPSLFQDRTQRVTIADVAADALLAEALGALPLAGSRTVKSIPVAATVGHVPMVLHVVPVRGSARDIFTQATALLVVTPVDRAAVPNAEVLQGLFDLTPAEARVARGIGQAETIDTLADATGVNRETVRSQLKAVLSKTGLSRQQELASLLAGKAFRGG
- the rpoC gene encoding DNA-directed RNA polymerase subunit beta'; translation: MNQEIMNLFNPTTPAQVFDQIRISIASPEKILSWSYGEIKKPETINYRTFKPERDGLFCARIFGPIKDYECLCGKYKRMKYKGIICEKCSVEVTLSRVRRERMGHIELAAPVAHIWFLKSLPSRIGLLLDMTLKDLERILYFEYYVVLEPGLTALKDRQLLSEDEYLKAQDEYGQDSFTAMIGAEAIRELLKGLELEKLEQSLRAEMQETESDIKHKKLAKRLKIVEAFRYSGNKPEWMILTVVPVIPPDLRPLVPLDGGRFATSDLNDLYRRVINRNNRLKRLMELRAPDIIIRNEKRMLQEAVDALFDNGRRGRVITGANKRPLKSLADMLKGKQGRFRQNLLGKRVDYSGRSVIVVGPELRLHQCGLPKKMALELFKPFIYSRLDAKGLSTTVKQAKKLVEKERPEVWDILDEVIREHPVLLNRAPTLHRLGIQAFEPVLIEGKAIQLHPLVCAAFNADFDGDQMAVHVPLSLEAQLEARVLMMSTNNILHPANGQPIIVPSQDIVLGLYYVSIMREGLPGEGKIFGDMAELEHALHSKVIHLHTKIKYRWEGMDETGKVTKRWIETTAGRVMLGNLLPSSAKISYDIINKLMTKREISGVIDQVYRHCGQKETVIFCDRIMALGFYNAFKAGISFGKDDMVVPHSKWKIVDTTRTLAKDFEQQYNDGLITHGEKYNKVVDAWSKATEEIAKEMMKEISSTKKTPKGADADINSIYMMAHSGARGSPAQMRQLAGMRGLMAKPSGEIIETPIISNFKEGLSVLEYFNSTHGARKGLADTALKTANSGYLTRRLVDVAQDCIITQDDCGTKLGIKMRAIVDAGTVVASLASRILGRTTGEDLRDPATNKVVVKRGTLMEETHVDAIQQAGIQEVKIRSALTCELVNGICGKCYGRDLARGTPVNHGEAVGVIAAQSIGEPGTQLTMRTFHIGGAAQINEQSFVESNFDGKVTIRNKAIARNSEGHSVAMVRNMVVAITDADGTERATHRIQYGARMHVDEGDMVKRGQRIAEWDPYSRPVLTEVEGTIGFEDLVEGQSISETLDESTGIAKRVVIDWRASRGGADLRPAIVVKGKDGKVLKLARGGDARYMLSVDGILSVDIGAKVKAGDILARISTESAKTRDITGGLPRVAELFEARKPKDAAIIAEIAGTIRFGRDYKNKRRISIEPMDKTEEPREYLIPKGKHIHLQDGDIVEKGDFIVEGNPAPHDILAIKGIEELAAYLVNEIQEVYRLQGVLINDKHIEVIVRQMLQKVEVTDQGDTDMISGEQVDKIEFDALNLKAKEEGKKPATGTPVLLGITKASLQTRSFFSAASFQETTRVLTEAAVNGKVDPLEGLKENVIVGRLIPAGTGASMAKIREVAVKRDKLILDEREKQATIVPTAPEAEPLALPPAE